Proteins found in one bacterium genomic segment:
- a CDS encoding ABC transporter permease: MSAIEGNAPAIPAPAQAIGAIARRELREHFTSLRFVVIGILVLVMTPLAVYVGARDYASRRDDWARHVADRQKLAEGPAGIVKGMDLPYTQGNDLEVLRVVRPPSRWSVLVRGVDASLPAYWDFGPSGVEPGSPATQTLRLTDAYGMLDMEFIVRVALGLLAILLAFDAVCGEKELGTLRAVLAQPVSRVAFLTAKLIGGAITLVVPWAAALLLGVATAGLMNVDLLRGADLARLAALFCVGALYLVVLFAFGLLVSSLAANQKSALVVALVAWVLVTLALPPTASMCARAVVPVPSQEAIAARRQFISQDLEREAELRRGDVFRDVTGATRVSLELFERFDKELRRGLAAAQSESWAKRRRVLGDLDAEWKRRVSAQDQAAIVMASASPGALFARAAANIVGTGDDETRGWNAAVQWHAGQLETAIFQSPPSFYLRTANGQAYFEQRPGVPVADLPSFSEPRDGVAEAVSSSLAALLLLTGMAALFVSAGYRAFARYDVR, from the coding sequence ATGAGCGCCATCGAAGGAAACGCGCCGGCGATTCCTGCGCCCGCGCAGGCCATCGGCGCGATCGCGCGAAGGGAACTGCGCGAGCACTTCACGAGCCTGCGCTTCGTCGTTATCGGGATATTGGTTCTCGTCATGACGCCGCTCGCGGTCTATGTTGGCGCGCGCGACTATGCGTCACGGCGGGACGATTGGGCGCGCCATGTCGCTGACCGCCAGAAGCTTGCCGAGGGACCAGCGGGGATCGTCAAGGGCATGGACCTGCCCTACACGCAGGGCAACGACCTTGAGGTCCTGCGAGTCGTGAGGCCTCCGTCGCGATGGAGCGTATTGGTCCGCGGCGTTGATGCGAGCCTGCCGGCGTACTGGGATTTCGGTCCGTCCGGCGTCGAACCCGGTTCGCCGGCGACTCAGACCCTGAGACTCACGGACGCATACGGGATGCTGGACATGGAGTTCATCGTCCGCGTCGCGCTAGGCCTACTTGCCATCCTTCTCGCCTTCGACGCAGTGTGCGGAGAGAAGGAGCTAGGGACGCTTCGAGCGGTGCTCGCGCAGCCCGTGTCGCGCGTCGCCTTCCTCACCGCGAAGCTGATCGGCGGCGCGATCACGCTCGTCGTGCCGTGGGCCGCCGCTCTGCTTCTCGGCGTCGCGACGGCCGGTCTCATGAACGTCGATCTTCTTCGGGGTGCCGATCTGGCGCGACTTGCGGCGCTCTTCTGTGTCGGCGCGCTCTACCTTGTCGTTCTCTTTGCGTTTGGCCTCCTTGTTTCGTCTCTTGCCGCCAACCAGAAGAGCGCCCTTGTCGTTGCGCTCGTGGCGTGGGTGCTCGTAACGCTCGCGCTGCCGCCAACCGCAAGCATGTGCGCAAGGGCCGTCGTGCCGGTACCGTCGCAGGAGGCGATTGCGGCGCGGAGGCAGTTCATATCGCAGGATCTGGAGCGAGAGGCGGAGTTGCGCCGCGGCGACGTGTTCCGCGACGTTACGGGTGCGACGCGAGTCAGCCTGGAGCTGTTCGAACGATTCGACAAGGAACTGCGGCGAGGGCTCGCGGCCGCCCAATCGGAATCGTGGGCGAAGCGACGTCGGGTCTTGGGGGACCTTGACGCTGAGTGGAAGCGCCGTGTGTCGGCGCAGGACCAAGCAGCGATCGTGATGGCGTCGGCAAGCCCTGGCGCGCTATTCGCGCGTGCTGCCGCGAACATCGTTGGAACAGGAGACGACGAGACGCGTGGCTGGAACGCGGCAGTCCAGTGGCACGCAGGACAACTGGAAACGGCCATATTCCAGTCGCCGCCGTCGTTCTATCTCAGGACCGCAAACGGCCAAGCATACTTCGAGCAGCGTCCGGGGGTCCCCGTCGCGGACCTGCCGAGTTTCAGTGAGCCGAGGGACGGCGTGGCAGAGGCGGTCAGCTCGTCCTTGGCGGCGTTGCTGCTTCTCACGGGAATGGCGGCTCTCTTCGTCTCGGCGGGCTATCGGGCTTTCGCGCGGTACGACGTGCGGTGA
- a CDS encoding ABC transporter ATP-binding protein, with the protein MILIEGLTKRYEDVLALDHLDLTVRAGEICCLLGANGAGKSTTINILLNFIQPTEGRATINRADVTQEPLAARSNVAYLPENVFLYGSMSVRQNLSFFSEIAGRGEVRRSEAETTLEQVGLGRDVCARKVKTLSKGMRQKVGVAACLLKQAPVLIMDEPMSGLDPKAMVELTALLLGQRERGKAILISTHDVFRARQMADRIVILRDGRKVADRTRSELAGEDLEALYLQCMSDEQSRPSRPGREEGLQ; encoded by the coding sequence ATGATACTTATCGAGGGGCTGACGAAGAGATATGAGGACGTCCTCGCGCTCGATCATCTGGACCTGACGGTCAGGGCGGGAGAGATCTGCTGCCTCCTTGGAGCGAACGGCGCCGGGAAATCTACCACGATCAACATACTGCTCAATTTCATTCAGCCGACCGAGGGGCGAGCGACGATCAATCGCGCCGACGTGACTCAGGAGCCGCTGGCGGCGCGAAGTAACGTGGCGTATCTCCCGGAGAACGTCTTCCTGTACGGGAGCATGTCGGTCCGGCAGAACCTGTCGTTCTTTTCCGAGATCGCAGGCCGCGGCGAAGTGCGGCGGTCCGAGGCGGAAACGACGCTCGAACAGGTGGGGCTCGGTCGAGACGTCTGTGCGCGAAAGGTGAAGACGCTTTCGAAGGGCATGCGGCAGAAGGTCGGCGTCGCTGCCTGCCTGCTGAAACAAGCGCCGGTACTGATCATGGACGAGCCGATGTCGGGACTCGATCCAAAGGCGATGGTCGAACTCACGGCGCTGCTGCTCGGCCAACGGGAGCGGGGCAAGGCGATCTTGATCTCGACGCACGACGTGTTCCGGGCGCGCCAGATGGCAGACAGAATCGTGATTCTCCGGGACGGTCGGAAGGTGGCGGATCGAACGCGCAGCGAACTGGCCGGCGAAGACCTCGAAGCACTCTATCTTCAATGCATGAGCGACGAGCAGTCGCGTCCGTCGCGGCCGGGCCGCGAGGAGGGATTGCAATGA